In Thioclava sp. GXIMD2076, one DNA window encodes the following:
- the grxC gene encoding glutaredoxin 3, whose protein sequence is MKRVEIYTTRTCPFCVAAKRLLDKKGVSYEETDVGADPGLRQAMTARAGGKRSVPQIFIGDIHVGGCDDLHALEAKGHLDPMLAD, encoded by the coding sequence ATGAAACGCGTCGAGATCTACACGACCCGCACCTGCCCCTTCTGTGTGGCGGCTAAACGCCTTCTGGACAAGAAGGGCGTCTCTTACGAGGAAACCGATGTGGGTGCCGATCCGGGCCTGCGTCAGGCGATGACCGCGCGTGCGGGTGGCAAACGCTCGGTGCCCCAGATCTTCATCGGCGATATCCATGTGGGCGGCTGTGACGACCTCCATGCGCTGGAGGCGAAGGGCCATCTCGACCCGATGCTGGCCGACTGA
- a CDS encoding MarR family winged helix-turn-helix transcriptional regulator has protein sequence MSEQFDPLAAALFSEVFMADQLARNVVSRVLPKGMELSHFSVLNHLAYLAEERTPAQLAATFHVTRGAMTNTLSKLVWAGHVHIRPDWDDARRKFVSISPAGKSARDAAFAALMPVITDIVRDIGPEKIRQALPVMRELRAKLEAVGQSGR, from the coding sequence GTGAGCGAGCAATTCGACCCCCTTGCAGCGGCCCTGTTTTCCGAGGTCTTCATGGCCGACCAGCTGGCGCGCAACGTGGTCAGCCGAGTGCTGCCCAAGGGCATGGAACTGTCTCATTTCTCGGTGCTCAACCATCTGGCCTATCTGGCCGAAGAGCGCACACCGGCCCAGCTTGCCGCCACCTTCCATGTGACGCGCGGCGCGATGACCAACACCCTGTCCAAACTGGTTTGGGCAGGGCATGTCCATATCCGTCCCGACTGGGATGATGCGCGGCGCAAATTCGTGTCGATCAGCCCTGCGGGGAAATCCGCCCGCGATGCCGCCTTTGCGGCACTGATGCCGGTGATCACCGATATCGTGCGCGATATCGGCCCCGAGAAAATCCGTCAGGCCCTGCCGGTGATGCGCGAGCTGCGCGCCAAACTGGAAGCCGTGGGCCAGAGCGGCAGATAA
- a CDS encoding site-specific DNA-methyltransferase, producing MTKAGTRAAKADLPLNQILAGDCIAQMNALPENSVDLIFADPPYNLQLKGELHRPDNSKVDAVDDAWDQFDSFAAYDAFTRDWLAAARRILKPNGAIWVIGSYHNVFRMGAELQNQGFWIMNDVVWRKSNPMPNFRGKRFTNAHETLIWASKSEKAKPTFNYEALKALNEGVQMRSDWVIPICTGGERLKDDMGNKAHPTQKPEALLHRVIIATTNPGDVILDPFFGTGTTGAVAKMLGRNYIGIEREESYREAATKRLARTRKLDAEALEVTTSKRAEPRVPFGQLVERGMLRPGEELVSQGNRYTAKVRADGTLIGKDIKGSIHQVGAQLEGAPSCNGWTYWHYKRDGKLVPIDTLRQQIRAEMGDRPN from the coding sequence ATGACAAAAGCAGGTACGCGGGCGGCCAAGGCCGATCTCCCGCTCAATCAGATCTTGGCAGGTGATTGCATCGCACAGATGAACGCCCTTCCGGAAAACAGCGTTGATCTGATCTTTGCAGACCCGCCTTACAATCTCCAGCTCAAGGGCGAGCTTCACCGCCCCGACAATTCCAAGGTCGATGCCGTCGATGACGCATGGGACCAGTTCGACAGCTTCGCCGCTTATGATGCGTTCACCCGCGATTGGCTGGCCGCTGCACGCCGCATCCTCAAGCCCAACGGGGCGATCTGGGTGATCGGATCCTATCACAACGTCTTCCGCATGGGCGCCGAGCTCCAGAACCAGGGCTTCTGGATCATGAACGATGTGGTCTGGCGCAAGTCGAACCCGATGCCGAATTTCCGCGGCAAGCGTTTCACCAATGCGCATGAGACCCTGATCTGGGCCTCGAAATCCGAGAAAGCCAAGCCGACCTTCAATTACGAGGCGCTCAAGGCGCTCAATGAAGGCGTGCAGATGCGCTCCGACTGGGTGATCCCGATCTGCACCGGCGGCGAGCGTCTGAAAGACGACATGGGCAACAAGGCCCACCCGACCCAGAAACCCGAGGCGCTTCTGCACCGCGTGATCATCGCCACCACCAATCCGGGCGATGTGATCCTCGATCCGTTCTTCGGCACAGGCACCACCGGCGCCGTGGCCAAGATGCTGGGCCGCAACTATATCGGGATCGAGCGCGAGGAGAGCTATCGCGAGGCGGCGACCAAGCGTCTGGCCCGCACCCGCAAGCTCGATGCCGAGGCGCTGGAGGTCACCACCTCCAAACGCGCAGAACCGCGTGTGCCTTTCGGCCAGCTCGTGGAGCGTGGCATGCTGCGTCCGGGCGAGGAACTGGTGAGCCAAGGCAACCGCTACACTGCCAAGGTGCGCGCCGATGGGACGCTGATCGGCAAGGATATCAAAGGCTCGATCCATCAGGTCGGCGCACAGCTCGAGGGTGCGCCCTCCTGCAATGGCTGGACCTACTGGCATTACAAGCGCGATGGCAAACTGGTGCCGATCGACACGCTGCGCCAGCAGATCCGCGCGGAGATGGGCGATCGTCCCAACTGA
- a CDS encoding ribonuclease HII gives MSTKTTPDYSFEAAAHARGFHSVAGVDEVGRGPLCGPVTAAAVILDPAYIPQGLNDSKKLSAKRRAGLVEAIKEHSIWCVAHASVEEIDALNIYHASHLAMVRAVAGLSRQADYALVDGNRVPKDLQIASEPLVKGDGRSVSIAAASILAKEERDALMVSLAQQYPQYGWEQNAGYPTAQHLAALAEFGVTPVHRKSFKPVHNILCQVKI, from the coding sequence ATGAGCACAAAAACCACTCCCGATTATTCTTTCGAAGCCGCGGCACACGCCCGCGGCTTTCACTCCGTGGCCGGTGTTGACGAGGTTGGACGCGGGCCGCTGTGTGGCCCTGTAACGGCAGCGGCGGTCATTCTTGATCCGGCGTATATCCCGCAGGGGTTGAACGATTCCAAAAAGCTTAGCGCGAAACGGCGGGCCGGCCTCGTCGAGGCGATCAAGGAACACTCTATATGGTGTGTCGCCCATGCCAGCGTCGAAGAGATCGATGCGCTCAATATCTACCACGCTTCGCATCTGGCGATGGTGCGGGCGGTGGCGGGCCTCTCGCGTCAGGCGGACTATGCACTGGTGGACGGGAATCGCGTGCCCAAGGATCTGCAGATCGCTTCCGAGCCTTTGGTGAAAGGCGATGGACGTTCTGTCTCCATTGCCGCCGCCTCGATCCTCGCCAAGGAAGAACGTGATGCGCTGATGGTGTCGCTGGCGCAACAGTATCCGCAGTATGGCTGGGAGCAGAATGCCGGTTACCCTACGGCACAACATCTTGCAGCACTTGCGGAATTTGGTGTGACCCCAGTCCATCGCAAAAGCTTCAAGCCCGTCCACAATATCTTGTGCCAAGTCAAAATATAG
- the nspC gene encoding carboxynorspermidine decarboxylase produces MQTPFYLLDRAKLVQNMEKVARLRELSGAKALLALKCFATWSVFDTMRDHMDGTTSSSLYELHLGHEKFGKETHAYSVAWADHEIDEAISYADKIIFNSLSQLDRFAAKAQAKGIQSGLRLNPRFSTSGFDLADPARQFSRLGEWDLERLESALDRISGVMIHYNCENGDFDLFDRQLTRIETEFGSFLKKLDWVSLGGGIHFTGEGYPLEKLAARLKAFSENLSVQVYLEPGEASITKTASLEVTVLDIVDNGKKVAIVDSSIEAHMLDLLIYRETAKLPQGGTHDYQIAGKTCLAGDIFGDARFDKPLEIGDRISIADAAGYTMVKKNWFNGVAMPAIAIREEDGSITPVREFTYEDYRSSLS; encoded by the coding sequence ATGCAAACGCCTTTCTATCTGCTTGATCGCGCGAAGCTGGTCCAGAACATGGAAAAGGTTGCCCGCCTGAGGGAGCTGTCGGGCGCCAAGGCGCTTCTGGCGCTCAAGTGCTTTGCCACCTGGTCGGTCTTCGACACGATGCGCGACCATATGGATGGCACGACGTCCTCCTCGCTTTACGAGCTGCATCTGGGGCACGAGAAATTCGGCAAGGAAACCCATGCCTATTCCGTGGCTTGGGCCGATCACGAGATCGACGAGGCGATTTCCTATGCCGACAAGATCATTTTCAACTCACTGAGCCAGCTCGACCGCTTTGCCGCCAAGGCGCAGGCCAAGGGCATCCAGTCCGGTCTGCGGCTGAATCCGCGGTTTTCGACCTCGGGATTCGATCTTGCGGACCCCGCACGGCAGTTCTCGCGCCTGGGCGAATGGGATCTGGAGCGGCTGGAAAGCGCGCTTGACCGAATTTCCGGCGTGATGATCCATTACAATTGCGAAAACGGCGATTTCGACCTTTTCGACCGCCAGCTGACGCGGATCGAGACCGAATTCGGCTCCTTCCTGAAAAAGCTTGATTGGGTCAGCCTTGGCGGTGGCATCCATTTCACCGGCGAGGGCTATCCGCTTGAAAAGCTGGCCGCGCGTCTGAAGGCGTTTTCCGAAAACCTCAGCGTGCAAGTCTATCTCGAGCCGGGCGAGGCGTCGATCACCAAGACCGCAAGCCTTGAAGTGACGGTGCTGGACATTGTCGATAACGGCAAGAAGGTCGCCATTGTCGACAGCTCGATCGAGGCGCATATGCTGGACCTGCTGATCTATCGCGAAACGGCGAAACTGCCGCAGGGCGGCACGCATGACTATCAGATCGCGGGCAAGACCTGCCTGGCCGGCGATATCTTTGGCGATGCGCGTTTTGACAAGCCGCTGGAAATTGGCGACCGTATCAGCATTGCCGATGCGGCAGGCTATACGATGGTCAAGAAGAACTGGTTCAACGGTGTGGCCATGCCCGCCATTGCCATCCGCGAAGAGGACGGCTCCATCACGCCGGTCCGTGAATTCACCTACGAAGACTACCGGTCTTCGTTGTCCTGA
- a CDS encoding saccharopine dehydrogenase family protein: protein MKKNVLIIGAGGVAQVVAHKCAQNNDVFGDLHIASRTKSKCDAIVASVREKNAMKLDGTFGTHEVNARDTAAVAELIRKVDAQIVINVGSAFVNMYVLDACIETGAAYIDTAIHEEPEKICETPPWYANYEWKRRDACTEKGITAILGAGFDPGVVNAFARFAIDQMDEVKSIDIVDINAGSHGKYFATNFDPEINFREFTGTVYYWEDQKWKETSMFASGKTWDLPVVGPSKAYQSGHDEVHSLATNYPQADVRFWMGFGDHYINVFTVLNSLGLLSEQPVKTAEGQDVVPLKLVKAVLPDPSSLAPDYTGKTCIGDLVKGTKDGKDVELFVYNVADHKEAYEEVGSQGISYTAGVPPVAAAMLVASGEWDAKTMKNVEELDPKPFFTILDRIGLPTRVQIGGIGGEDKAWNA, encoded by the coding sequence GTGAAAAAGAACGTGCTCATCATCGGTGCCGGTGGCGTGGCGCAGGTCGTGGCGCATAAATGCGCCCAGAACAACGATGTTTTCGGAGATCTGCATATCGCATCGCGCACCAAGTCGAAATGCGACGCGATCGTTGCCAGCGTTCGCGAGAAGAACGCGATGAAGCTCGACGGCACGTTCGGCACCCATGAGGTCAATGCGCGCGATACCGCCGCCGTGGCCGAGCTGATCCGCAAGGTGGATGCGCAGATCGTTATCAATGTGGGCTCCGCCTTCGTGAATATGTATGTGCTCGATGCCTGCATCGAGACCGGTGCCGCCTATATCGACACCGCCATCCATGAAGAACCCGAGAAGATCTGCGAAACCCCGCCGTGGTATGCCAATTACGAGTGGAAGCGCCGCGACGCCTGCACCGAAAAAGGCATCACCGCCATTCTGGGCGCAGGTTTCGACCCGGGTGTTGTGAATGCCTTTGCGCGGTTTGCCATCGACCAGATGGACGAGGTGAAATCGATCGATATCGTCGATATCAACGCGGGCTCGCATGGCAAATATTTCGCGACCAATTTCGACCCCGAGATCAATTTCCGCGAATTTACCGGCACCGTCTATTACTGGGAAGACCAGAAATGGAAGGAAACCTCGATGTTTGCCTCCGGCAAGACGTGGGATCTTCCGGTGGTCGGTCCGTCCAAGGCCTATCAGTCGGGTCATGACGAGGTGCACTCGCTGGCGACTAACTATCCGCAGGCCGATGTGCGCTTTTGGATGGGCTTCGGCGACCACTATATCAATGTCTTCACGGTTCTGAACTCGCTGGGTCTCTTGTCCGAACAGCCGGTGAAAACCGCCGAAGGTCAGGACGTCGTGCCGCTGAAACTGGTGAAGGCCGTGCTGCCCGATCCGTCGTCGCTGGCACCCGACTATACCGGCAAGACCTGCATCGGCGATCTGGTAAAGGGCACGAAAGACGGCAAGGATGTGGAGCTGTTCGTCTATAACGTCGCCGATCACAAGGAAGCCTATGAGGAAGTGGGCTCGCAGGGCATCTCCTATACCGCGGGTGTGCCGCCAGTGGCGGCCGCTATGCTGGTCGCCTCGGGTGAATGGGATGCCAAGACGATGAAGAACGTCGAGGAGCTGGATCCCAAACCCTTCTTCACGATCCTCGACCGGATCGGTCTGCCGACCCGCGTGCAGATCGGCGGTATCGGTGGCGAGGACAAAGCGTGGAACGCGTGA
- a CDS encoding methyl-accepting chemotaxis protein, whose product MTFVSNLRISTRIYSIIGFSVLTSLAIAVTMFSFMVSNTYDMREAHLRDVVDSSVSQLAALQTEVTAGKRTLEEAKTEGARILNAARYDDGNYLFAFSKDLKLVAHGRDPQRAGEDQSQFKDPNGVFVYRDLGKLAAEGGGLLHYSSKRTGGDGADEQIPKISYSRAFEPWGWVVATGSYIADIQAQIAQIRNIAAAIFIAGFLLVGAVCWLIARSITSPIRGLKERMGALSDGDVDNAIPFTHQKDEIGEMARAVETFQLSIRRGAEMEEEANRQKAEQEAVKAQAEADRRAHEQEAIEAERREMERKAADQAERERMRAETEAEREAHAEKQRKVVSELAIALTALAEGDLTQRIDTVFPSEYEALRNDFNRTVTKLEGLIGTISATAAVIERQGHDITVSSEDVARKTETTAATLEETAAALQELTSSVQQAAQGANEADKVVQEARGEAERSGDVVSQAVDAMQQIQDSSSRISRIIDVIDDIAFQTNLLALNAGVEAARAGEAGRGFAVVASEVRALAQRSSEAAREINTLISESGDHVSKGATMVNEAGSALQRIAASVSRISHHVSDIARSATEQSSGVTEINNSVAHLDANSQQNTALFQDTLMASKELTAAAVDLRSSTAQFKLRSTTASSTDRSGSWKSAPAAPKPASKPAAPPRAQKPMAPPAPKPQPAPVTKKQVNGPDLNDDWEDF is encoded by the coding sequence ATGACGTTTGTTTCGAATCTGCGAATCTCGACGCGGATTTATTCGATTATTGGGTTCTCCGTCCTGACGAGTCTGGCCATCGCCGTGACGATGTTCAGCTTCATGGTCAGCAATACCTATGACATGCGTGAGGCCCATCTGCGCGATGTCGTGGATAGCAGTGTCAGCCAGCTTGCCGCATTGCAGACCGAGGTCACCGCCGGAAAACGGACGCTTGAAGAGGCCAAGACTGAGGGCGCGCGTATCTTGAATGCAGCGCGTTACGACGATGGCAACTATCTGTTCGCGTTCAGCAAGGACCTGAAACTCGTCGCGCATGGACGCGACCCGCAACGTGCAGGCGAGGACCAGAGCCAGTTCAAGGATCCGAACGGCGTGTTTGTCTACCGCGATCTGGGTAAGCTCGCCGCAGAGGGTGGTGGCCTGCTACATTACAGCTCCAAACGGACTGGCGGCGATGGTGCGGACGAACAGATCCCGAAAATCAGCTATTCCCGTGCTTTCGAGCCTTGGGGTTGGGTCGTCGCGACAGGCTCCTACATCGCGGATATTCAGGCGCAGATTGCGCAGATCCGCAACATCGCGGCCGCAATTTTCATTGCCGGTTTCCTTCTTGTCGGAGCGGTCTGCTGGCTTATCGCGCGGTCCATTACGTCCCCGATCCGTGGCCTCAAGGAGCGTATGGGCGCCCTGTCCGATGGTGACGTCGATAATGCCATTCCCTTTACCCATCAGAAAGACGAAATCGGAGAGATGGCCCGGGCTGTCGAAACCTTCCAGCTTTCCATCCGCCGTGGCGCGGAGATGGAGGAAGAGGCCAACCGACAGAAAGCCGAACAGGAAGCGGTGAAGGCTCAGGCCGAAGCCGACCGCCGTGCTCATGAACAGGAAGCCATCGAAGCCGAACGCCGCGAGATGGAGCGCAAAGCTGCTGATCAAGCCGAGCGCGAACGCATGCGGGCCGAAACCGAAGCCGAGCGTGAAGCCCATGCCGAGAAGCAACGCAAGGTCGTGTCCGAACTGGCAATCGCCCTTACTGCGTTGGCTGAAGGGGATCTGACCCAACGCATCGACACCGTATTCCCCTCCGAATATGAGGCCCTCCGCAACGACTTCAACCGGACAGTGACGAAACTGGAAGGTCTGATTGGAACGATTAGTGCAACAGCGGCAGTGATCGAGCGCCAGGGCCATGATATCACGGTTTCCTCGGAAGATGTTGCCCGTAAAACCGAAACCACGGCAGCAACGCTGGAAGAAACCGCTGCAGCCCTGCAGGAGCTGACATCTTCGGTGCAGCAGGCGGCTCAGGGTGCCAATGAGGCGGACAAGGTCGTGCAGGAAGCACGCGGCGAGGCCGAACGCAGTGGGGACGTGGTTTCACAGGCCGTAGATGCCATGCAACAGATCCAGGACAGCTCGAGCCGGATTTCCCGCATCATCGATGTCATCGACGATATCGCCTTCCAGACCAACCTTCTGGCACTTAATGCCGGTGTCGAAGCTGCCCGCGCGGGCGAAGCGGGACGTGGTTTCGCAGTCGTGGCCTCCGAAGTGCGGGCACTGGCCCAGCGATCCTCCGAGGCAGCGCGTGAGATCAACACCCTGATTTCCGAAAGTGGCGATCATGTGTCAAAGGGTGCTACCATGGTGAACGAAGCAGGGAGTGCATTACAGCGCATCGCCGCCTCTGTGTCGCGGATCTCGCATCACGTCTCCGATATTGCCCGTTCCGCGACCGAGCAATCCTCTGGAGTGACCGAGATCAATAACTCTGTGGCCCATCTTGATGCCAATAGCCAACAGAATACTGCCCTGTTCCAGGATACCCTGATGGCCAGCAAAGAGCTAACCGCAGCAGCCGTGGATCTGCGCAGCTCGACGGCACAATTCAAATTGCGATCCACGACTGCAAGTAGCACCGATCGCAGTGGTTCTTGGAAAAGCGCGCCGGCTGCGCCAAAACCCGCGTCCAAGCCCGCTGCCCCGCCGCGCGCCCAAAAGCCGATGGCACCTCCGGCACCCAAACCCCAACCGGCGCCCGTGACCAAGAAGCAGGTGAACGGACCGGATTTAAATGACGATTGGGAAGATTTCTAA
- a CDS encoding DUF6525 family protein: MQNYDALPAALRRWVAQAALPWSAKSCHKIWSRSHARGETLQNILIRLDRAEQRALARDRRLRQI; the protein is encoded by the coding sequence ATGCAGAATTATGACGCCCTACCCGCCGCTTTGCGGCGATGGGTTGCACAAGCGGCTTTACCGTGGTCTGCCAAATCCTGCCACAAGATCTGGTCACGCAGTCATGCACGCGGAGAAACGCTTCAGAATATTCTCATTCGGCTTGATCGCGCCGAGCAGCGCGCACTGGCACGGGATCGCCGCCTACGGCAGATTTGA
- the rsfS gene encoding ribosome silencing factor, whose translation MTADTVANTNLKSDQILQCVLTSLDDDKAEEVVTISLAGRSSISDHMVICSGRSSRQVGAIAEKLSERLKEEFGVFCKIEGKDAGDWVLVDAGDVIVHVFRPEVREFYQLEKMWVPTSDAS comes from the coding sequence ATGACTGCTGATACCGTGGCCAATACCAACCTGAAAAGCGATCAAATCCTTCAATGCGTCCTGACCTCGCTCGACGATGACAAGGCTGAGGAAGTCGTCACGATCAGCCTAGCAGGCCGTTCGTCGATTTCGGACCATATGGTGATTTGCTCGGGCCGTTCCAGCCGTCAGGTCGGCGCTATTGCGGAAAAGCTGAGCGAGCGCCTGAAAGAAGAATTCGGCGTTTTCTGCAAGATCGAAGGCAAGGATGCGGGCGACTGGGTTCTGGTCGATGCGGGCGATGTGATCGTGCATGTCTTCCGTCCCGAGGTGCGAGAGTTCTACCAGCTCGAAAAAATGTGGGTGCCGACCAGCGACGCCAGCTGA
- the rlmH gene encoding 23S rRNA (pseudouridine(1915)-N(3))-methyltransferase RlmH, translating to MKLTVLAVGRLRKSPELTLITDYLDRFNKAGRSLGLGSASVVEVEDKRNLGMAEEAKLLERAIPDGAAIVTLDERGQIISSPDFADKLGNWRDQARDVCFIIGGADGIDPSLRQRADFSISFGQMVWPHMLVRVMLTEQIYRAGQILAGTPYHRA from the coding sequence ATGAAACTGACTGTTCTTGCAGTGGGCCGGCTTCGTAAAAGCCCCGAGCTGACACTGATTACGGACTATCTCGACCGTTTCAACAAAGCGGGCCGTAGCCTCGGGTTAGGGTCCGCTTCTGTCGTTGAGGTTGAAGACAAGCGCAATCTGGGCATGGCCGAGGAAGCCAAACTGCTGGAGCGGGCCATTCCCGATGGCGCCGCCATCGTCACGTTGGACGAACGTGGGCAGATCATCTCTTCTCCCGACTTCGCCGATAAGCTCGGGAATTGGCGCGATCAGGCCCGCGATGTCTGCTTCATCATCGGTGGCGCCGACGGGATCGACCCATCGCTCCGGCAGCGCGCGGACTTCTCGATCAGCTTCGGACAGATGGTCTGGCCCCATATGCTGGTGCGCGTCATGCTGACCGAGCAGATCTATCGTGCGGGCCAGATTCTGGCAGGCACCCCCTATCATCGCGCCTGA
- the gpmI gene encoding 2,3-bisphosphoglycerate-independent phosphoglycerate mutase: MTHPKPVVLCILDGWGERAETTGNAPALAKTPNIDRIWAESPKSTLITFGPDVGLPTGQMGNSEVGHTNIGAGRVVAMDLGQIDLAIEDGSFFKNEALLDFTQKMKASGGSAHLFGVVSDGGVHGHIEHVLAGCRALTEAGVPVVLHAITDGRDVAPDSAARFMDDLMDRLPEGATVGTVIGRYWAMDRDNRWERVGRAYDAITKASGDVSHAETPQAAVKQSYDAGKMDEFIAPTVIGDYKGTKSGDGFFCLNFRADRAREILKALAEPEFAEEGIDTSARPEWAALLGMVEYSDSHNAYMTTAYPKAKIVNTLGEWVSKQGKTQFHLAETEKYPHVTFFLNGGKEEPWEGEDRFMPKSPKVATYDLQPEMSAPEVTDKFVEAIEKGYDLIVVNYANGDMVGHTGSLEAAMAACEEIDRDIGRVREALEKAGGAMIITADHGNCETMIDPETGGPHTAHTTNLVPVALVGGPEGAKLHEGRLADLAPTLLGLMGLPVPEEMTGQSLIDL, translated from the coding sequence ATGACCCATCCCAAACCCGTTGTTCTTTGCATTCTTGACGGTTGGGGCGAACGCGCCGAGACGACCGGTAACGCTCCTGCCCTTGCCAAGACCCCGAATATCGACCGGATCTGGGCGGAGAGCCCGAAATCGACGCTGATCACCTTCGGTCCCGATGTCGGCCTACCGACCGGCCAGATGGGTAATTCGGAAGTGGGGCATACCAATATCGGCGCGGGTCGTGTGGTGGCAATGGATCTGGGCCAGATCGATCTGGCGATCGAGGACGGGTCTTTCTTCAAGAATGAGGCGCTTCTGGATTTCACCCAGAAGATGAAGGCCTCGGGCGGGAGCGCGCATCTGTTCGGCGTGGTATCCGATGGCGGTGTGCATGGCCATATCGAGCATGTGCTGGCAGGCTGCCGCGCATTGACCGAGGCGGGCGTGCCGGTTGTGCTCCATGCGATCACCGATGGCCGCGATGTCGCTCCCGACAGCGCCGCACGGTTCATGGATGACCTGATGGACCGCCTTCCCGAAGGTGCCACCGTGGGTACCGTGATCGGCCGTTATTGGGCGATGGACCGCGATAACCGCTGGGAGCGCGTGGGCCGTGCCTATGACGCGATCACTAAAGCTTCGGGCGATGTGTCCCATGCCGAGACGCCGCAGGCGGCAGTCAAACAGAGCTATGACGCGGGCAAGATGGATGAATTCATCGCGCCGACCGTCATTGGCGATTACAAGGGCACAAAATCCGGCGACGGGTTCTTCTGCCTGAACTTCCGCGCCGACCGCGCACGCGAGATCCTGAAGGCGCTGGCCGAACCCGAGTTTGCGGAAGAAGGCATCGATACCTCGGCACGTCCCGAATGGGCGGCCCTGCTGGGCATGGTGGAGTATTCGGATAGCCATAACGCCTATATGACCACCGCCTATCCAAAGGCGAAGATCGTCAATACGCTGGGCGAATGGGTCTCGAAACAGGGCAAGACGCAGTTCCATCTGGCCGAGACCGAGAAATATCCGCATGTGACCTTCTTCCTCAATGGCGGCAAGGAAGAGCCGTGGGAGGGTGAGGACCGCTTCATGCCGAAATCGCCGAAAGTGGCGACCTATGACCTGCAGCCCGAGATGTCCGCCCCCGAGGTGACCGACAAATTCGTGGAAGCCATCGAGAAGGGCTATGACCTGATCGTGGTGAATTATGCCAATGGCGATATGGTGGGCCATACCGGCTCGCTCGAGGCGGCGATGGCGGCCTGCGAGGAGATCGACCGCGATATCGGGCGCGTGCGCGAGGCGCTCGAAAAGGCGGGTGGCGCGATGATCATCACCGCCGATCACGGCAATTGCGAGACGATGATCGACCCCGAAACCGGCGGTCCGCATACCGCGCACACCACCAATCTGGTGCCGGTGGCACTGGTGGGCGGGCCGGAAGGTGCCAAGCTGCATGAAGGCCGTCTGGCCGATCTGGCGCCAACGCTGCTGGGCCTGATGGGTCTGCCTGTGCCGGAAGAGATGACCGGCCAGAGCCTGATCGACCTCTGA
- a CDS encoding peptidoglycan DD-metalloendopeptidase family protein — MLLLHPSGPVGTARSGMILGAVTPALQEQAKDLSVKLNEIKQMRDIQQGAIDVLAKGMESVQTARTQLAEAIAKREALPGRYLETPEDLQQLVQSADTLESFASGILDLDSDIGAPMTNFQSAMGTLPLPVIGSVLRKYNEADAAGIRRAGWVIATAPSALVTAPWPATIRYLGPLLDYGNVMVIEPSDGYLLVLAGLGTVYGETGDVVPQGGALGMMGGKEPSAREFGVDFVDSAVKGSSADRTETLYMELRKGDEPIDPADWFVHGSK; from the coding sequence ATGCTTCTGTTACACCCGTCAGGACCGGTGGGCACCGCGCGGTCGGGGATGATCCTCGGTGCGGTGACACCGGCCTTGCAGGAACAGGCCAAGGATCTCTCGGTAAAGCTCAACGAGATCAAGCAGATGCGCGATATCCAGCAGGGCGCGATCGACGTGCTGGCCAAAGGCATGGAGTCGGTCCAGACCGCCCGCACCCAGCTGGCCGAGGCGATTGCCAAGCGCGAGGCCCTGCCCGGTCGTTATCTGGAAACGCCCGAGGACCTGCAGCAGCTGGTGCAGAGCGCCGATACGCTGGAAAGCTTTGCCAGCGGCATTCTCGATCTGGATAGCGATATCGGTGCGCCGATGACCAATTTCCAGTCGGCGATGGGCACCCTACCGCTACCGGTGATCGGGTCGGTCCTGCGCAAGTATAACGAGGCCGATGCCGCAGGCATCCGTCGCGCCGGGTGGGTGATCGCCACCGCCCCATCGGCGCTGGTTACCGCGCCCTGGCCCGCAACTATTCGTTACCTCGGCCCACTTCTCGACTACGGAAATGTGATGGTGATCGAACCATCCGACGGATATCTTTTGGTTCTGGCGGGCCTTGGAACCGTGTATGGAGAAACGGGTGACGTTGTGCCGCAAGGCGGTGCATTGGGCATGATGGGTGGCAAAGAGCCAAGCGCCCGTGAATTCGGTGTCGATTTTGTCGACAGCGCCGTCAAAGGCAGTAGCGCCGACCGAACGGAAACGCTTTATATGGAATTACGCAAGGGCGATGAGCCGATTGATCCTGCTGATTGGTTTGTTCATGGTTCGAAATGA